One Camelina sativa cultivar DH55 chromosome 3, Cs, whole genome shotgun sequence genomic window carries:
- the LOC104767764 gene encoding mucin-2-like, whose amino-acid sequence MAKQSYVFFTFLFLSLLSLCSSRTTNHDVLTPPTVFPTNPTTVFPTNPTTTPPTTFPPETITPTNPTTTVPITPPVTTIPPPTLTPPVTNPATQYPQTQPSGTVPVPVPVFAPPAVSNSPSASGQSWCVAKPGASQTSLQQALDYACGIADCSQIQQGGNCYSPISLQSHASFAFNSYYQKNPSPQSCDFGGAASLVSANPSTGSCIYQTGSSTSTPTTAGTTTPTPSTQTVNQPPVTSTPIIPSGGGIIGVGTPPQIFNPANPTSNTLNYPPSGGSGVYGFDGSPNGNNPTSSDSTRLKIQFGHAIMATLIILHAVLFH is encoded by the exons ATGGCGAAACAGAGTTatgtcttcttcactttcttgtttctttctcttctttcactctGTTCCTCAAGAACTACAAATCATGATGTCTTAACCCCACCAACGGTCTTTCCTACGAACCCCACAACGGTCTTTCCTACAAACCCCACAACTACACCGCCGACTACATTTCCTCCGGAGACCATAACGCCGACAAATCCAACCACAACAGTTCCTATTACTCCTCCAGTCACAACCATTCCTCCTCCTACACTCACCCCACCTGTGACCAACCCTGCGACTCAGTATCCTCAAACACAACCCTCAGGGACGGTTCCAGTTCCAGTTCCTGTATTTGCACCGCCTGCTGTCTCAAACTCTCCATCGGCTTCAGGTCAAAGTTGGTGCGTGGCAAAGCCTGGAGCCTCTCAAACCTCACTCCAACAGGCTCTTGACTATGCCTGCGGGATCGCAGATTGCTCTCAGATACAGCAAGGAGGTAACTGTTATTCACCTATCAGTCTTCAGAGCCATGCCTCATTTGCCTTCAACAGCTATTACCAGAAGAACCCTTCTCCACAAAGCTGCGATTTTGGCGGTGCAGCCTCACTAGTTAGCGCCAACCCAA GCACTGGTTCTTGCATTTACCAGACAGGTTCATCGACATCAACACCAACGACAGCAGGAACAACTACGCCAACTCCATCAACACAAACAGTGAACCAGCCTCCTGTCACATCAACACCTATAATACCATCAGGAGGCGGGATAATCGG GGTTGGAACTCCACCACAAATCTTTAACCCAGCGAATCCTACATCAAATACTCTAAACTATCCACCCTCAGGAGGTTCAGGGGTTTACGGTTTTGATGGTTCACCAAATGGGAACAATCCAACATCATCAGACTCTACACGCTTGAAGATTCAGTTTGGTCATGCTATAATGGCAACATTGATTATTCTTCATGCAGTGCTATTTCATTAG
- the LOC104767738 gene encoding myosin heavy chain, cardiac muscle isoform-like, with translation MPTSVSVREDDPLLKDLSEKKQSFRRNVVSLATELKEARTRLAEQERSCSKEAMSRMEAETRVKRMEDEMLKLGKELNKKVEQIRASDVATEKYVKELGDIKSQLAATHATAEASALSAESVQSQCRLLSKQLHERTGSLKDHEDQVTRLGEQLDNLQKELQAREISQKQLRDDILKVEGDIMRAVSVVKTKENFEVRKSLDEDSPKKFERINKLLTAKDDEIARLRDELKIISAHWRFKTKELEDQVENQRRIDQELKKKVLKLEFCLRETRIQTRKLQKMGERNDVAIKELKEQLAAKKQHEADLSSNQNLWDKSGFKIVVSMSMLILVAFSRR, from the exons ATGCCAACTTCGGTAAGTGTAAGAGAGGATGATCCTCTGTTGAAGGATTTGAGTGAGAAGAAGCAGAGTTTTAGGAGGAATGTGGTGTCTTTGGCCACTGAGTTGAAAGAAGCGAGGACTCGTCTGGCAGAACAGGAGCGTTCGTGTTCAAAAGAAGCTATGTCTAGGATG GAAGCAGAAACAAGAGTTAAGAGGATGGAAGATGAAATGCTTAAACTTGGTAAGGAATTAAACAAGAAAGTTGAGCAGATTCGTGCATCCGATGTTGCTACTGAGAAG TATGTGAAGGAATTGGGTGATATCAAGTCACAGCTTGCAGCAACACATGCAACTGCTGAGGCAAGTGCTTTGTCAGCTGAATCAGTTCAGTCTCAGTGTAGACTGCTTTCAAAACAATTGCATGAGAGGACCGGTTCCTTGAAAGACCATGAGGACCAAGTTACTAGACTTGGTGAGCAGCTAGATAATCTACAAAAGGAGCTACAAGCTAGAGAAATTTCACAGAAACAGCTAAGAGATGACATTTTAAAAGTTGAAGGTGACATTATGCGGGCTGTATCAGTGGTCAAGACAAAGGAGAATTTTGAAGTGCGGAAATCGCTAGATGAGGATTCTCCAAAGAAGTTTGAAAGAATCAACAAACTTTTGACGGCCAAAGATGATGAAATTGCAAGACTCAGGGATGAACTAAAGATTATATCGGCTCACTGGAGGTTTAAGACCAAGGAATTAGAAGATCAG GTGGAGAATCAAAGGAGAATTGATCAAgagctaaagaagaaggtgcTGAAGTTAGAGTTTTGCCTCCGCGAAACACGCATCCAAACTCGAAAACTTCAAAAG ATGGGAGAGCGAAATGATGTGGCAATAAAAGAACTCAAGGAGCAATTGGCTGCGAAAAAACAGCATGAAGCTGATCTCTCTAGCAACCAAAACTTGTGGGACAAATCAGGTTTCAAGATTGTTGTCTCCATGTCGATGCTGATATTAGTTGCCTTTTCTAGACGTTGA
- the LOC104767774 gene encoding cinnamoyl-CoA reductase 1-like: protein MADKGKMVCVTGASGYIASWIVKLLLIRGYTVKATVRDPTDTKKIEHLLALDDAKERLKLFKADLLDEGSFEQAIQGCDAVFHTASPVLFIVTDPQTELIDPALKGTINVLNTCKKTPSVKRVILTSSMAVVLRPQPPIGPNDVVDETFFSDPSLCKETENWYVLAKTLAENAAWQFTKDNGIDMVVLNPGFIIGPLLQPTLNFSVELIVHLINGNNPFNNKYYRFVDVRDVALAHIKALETPSANGRYVIDGPNMSVNDIKELLRELFPDLYIADTNGESDQMTEMSYKVRVEKVKNLGVELTPMKSSLRDTIVSLKEKCLL from the exons atggccGACAAAGGAAAAATGGTTTGCGTCACCGGAGCTTCCGGTTACATAGCGTCTTGGATTGTAAAGCTTTTGTTAATCCGTGGCTACACCGTCAAGGCCACCGTTCGAGACCCAA cGGACACGAAGAAAATAGAGCATCTTCTTGCATTAGACGATGCAAAAGAAAGACTCAAATTGTTCAAAGCAGATCTTTTGGACGAAGGTTCTTTCGAACAAGCTATCCAAGGTTGTGATGCTGTCTTCCACACCGCTTCTCCGGTTCTATTCATCGTCACAGATCCTCAG ACTGAGCTGATTGATCCAGCCTTGAAGGGTACTATAAACGTCCTTAATACATGCAAAAAAACTCCATCTGTCAAAAGGGTCATTCTAACATCTTCCATGGCTGTGGTTCTTCGTCCTCAACCTCCTATTGGGCCAAACGACGTGGTGGACGAGACTTTCTTCTCTGATCCAAGTCTATGCAAGGAGACAGAG AATTGGTATGTACTCGCCAAGACTTTGGCAGAGAATGCAGCGTGGCAGTTTACCAAAGACAACGGAATCGATATGGTCGTGCTGAATCCAGGATTTATAATTGGGCCACTCTTGCAACCAACTCTTAATTTTTCGGTGGAGCTAATCGTGCATCTCATAAATGGTAACAACCCtttcaataataaatactaCAGGTTCGTGGACGTGAGAGATGTTGCCTTAGCTCATATCAAAGCCTTGGAGACTCCTTCAGCCAATGGCAGATACGTCATCGATGGTCCAAATATGAGTGTAAACGACATTAAAGAGCTTTTGCGTGAGTTATTTCCAGATCTGTATATTGCTGATAC GAATGGAGAAAGTGATCAGATGACTGAAATGAGTTACAAAGTGCGTGTAGAGAAAGTGAAGAATTTGGGAGTTGAGTTAACTCCTATGAAATCAAGCCTTAGAGACACTATTGTTAGCCTCAAAGAGAAATgtcttttatga
- the LOC104767787 gene encoding cinnamoyl-CoA reductase 1-like isoform X2 — protein sequence MDGGVKVVCVTGASGYIASWIVKVLLLRGYTVKATVRDPNDRKKTEHLVALDGAKERLKLFKADLLEEGSFQHAIDGCDSVFHTASPVTLTVNSDPQVELIDPAVKVLAPETKLGPNDVVDETFFTDPSFAEEKKQWYVLSKTLAEDAAWRFAKANEIDLIVLNPGLVIGPVLHSSLNFSVAVIAELMKGKNPLNTRHHRFVDVRDVALAHVKALETPSANGRYIIDGPVVAMNDIQNVLREFLPDLCIADRNADIKELNSVTYKTCLEKVKNLGINELIPTETSLRDTVLSLEEKCLV from the exons ATGGACGGCGGAGTAAAGGTGGTCTGCGTCACCGGAGCTTCCGGTTACATAGCGTCTTGGATTGTCAAGGTTTTGCTACTCCGTGGCTACACCGTCAAGGCCACCGTTCGAGACCCAA ACGAcagaaagaaaacagaacacCTTGTTGCACTTGACGGCGCAAAAGAAAGACTCAAATTATTCAAAGCAGATCTTTTAGAAGAAGGTTCATTCCAGCACGCAATCGATGGATGCGATAGTGTCTTCCACACTGCTTCACCGGTTACACTCACTGTCAACTCTGATCCTCAG GTTGAGCTGATTGATCCAGCCGTCAAGG TTCTTGCTCCTGAGACCAAGTTGGGACCAAACGATGTAGTAGACGAAACCTTCTTCACTGATCCAAGTTTTGCTGAGGAGAAAAAG CAATGGTATGTACTTTCCAAGACTTTGGCCGAAGATGCAGCATGGCGATTTGCCAAGGCCAATGAGATCGACCTGATCGTTCTAAATCCAGGACTTGTGATTGGACCAGTCTTGCATTCATCTCTTAATTTCTCGGTAGCTGTGATTGCGGAACTTATGAAAGGTAAGAATCCTTTAAATACTAGGCATCATAGGTTCGTGGACGTGAGAGATGTTGCTCTAGCTCATGTCAAGGCACTCGAGACTCCTTCAGCCAATGGCAGATATATCATTGATGGTCCGGTTGTGGCCATGAACGACATTCAAAACGTTTTGCGTGAATTCTTACCTGATTTGTGCATTGCTGATAG GAATGCAGACATTAAGGAGTTGAATTCTGTGACTTACAAAACGTGTTTGGAGAAAGTGAAAAATTTGGGAATAAATGAGCTCATTCCTACAGAAACAAGCCTAAGAGACACTGTTCTTAGTCTCGAGGAGAAATGTCTTGTGTGA
- the LOC104767787 gene encoding cinnamoyl-CoA reductase 1-like isoform X1, translating to MDGGVKVVCVTGASGYIASWIVKVLLLRGYTVKATVRDPNDRKKTEHLVALDGAKERLKLFKADLLEEGSFQHAIDGCDSVFHTASPVTLTVNSDPQVELIDPAVKGTINVLRTCTKVSSVKRVILTSSMAAVLAPETKLGPNDVVDETFFTDPSFAEEKKQWYVLSKTLAEDAAWRFAKANEIDLIVLNPGLVIGPVLHSSLNFSVAVIAELMKGKNPLNTRHHRFVDVRDVALAHVKALETPSANGRYIIDGPVVAMNDIQNVLREFLPDLCIADRNADIKELNSVTYKTCLEKVKNLGINELIPTETSLRDTVLSLEEKCLV from the exons ATGGACGGCGGAGTAAAGGTGGTCTGCGTCACCGGAGCTTCCGGTTACATAGCGTCTTGGATTGTCAAGGTTTTGCTACTCCGTGGCTACACCGTCAAGGCCACCGTTCGAGACCCAA ACGAcagaaagaaaacagaacacCTTGTTGCACTTGACGGCGCAAAAGAAAGACTCAAATTATTCAAAGCAGATCTTTTAGAAGAAGGTTCATTCCAGCACGCAATCGATGGATGCGATAGTGTCTTCCACACTGCTTCACCGGTTACACTCACTGTCAACTCTGATCCTCAG GTTGAGCTGATTGATCCAGCCGTCAAGGGTACTATTAACGTCCTAAGAACTTGCACTAAAGTGTCTTCTGTCAAGAGGGTCATTTTAACATCATCCATGGCTGCAGTTCTTGCTCCTGAGACCAAGTTGGGACCAAACGATGTAGTAGACGAAACCTTCTTCACTGATCCAAGTTTTGCTGAGGAGAAAAAG CAATGGTATGTACTTTCCAAGACTTTGGCCGAAGATGCAGCATGGCGATTTGCCAAGGCCAATGAGATCGACCTGATCGTTCTAAATCCAGGACTTGTGATTGGACCAGTCTTGCATTCATCTCTTAATTTCTCGGTAGCTGTGATTGCGGAACTTATGAAAGGTAAGAATCCTTTAAATACTAGGCATCATAGGTTCGTGGACGTGAGAGATGTTGCTCTAGCTCATGTCAAGGCACTCGAGACTCCTTCAGCCAATGGCAGATATATCATTGATGGTCCGGTTGTGGCCATGAACGACATTCAAAACGTTTTGCGTGAATTCTTACCTGATTTGTGCATTGCTGATAG GAATGCAGACATTAAGGAGTTGAATTCTGTGACTTACAAAACGTGTTTGGAGAAAGTGAAAAATTTGGGAATAAATGAGCTCATTCCTACAGAAACAAGCCTAAGAGACACTGTTCTTAGTCTCGAGGAGAAATGTCTTGTGTGA
- the LOC104767787 gene encoding tetraketide alpha-pyrone reductase 1-like isoform X3, whose translation MDGGVKVVCVTGASGYIASWIVKVLLLRGYTVKATVRDPNDRKKTEHLVALDGAKERLKLFKADLLEEGSFQHAIDGCDSVFHTASPVTLTVNSDPQVELIDPAVKGTINVLRTCTKVSSVKRVILTSSMAAVLAPETKLGPNDVVDETFFTDPSFAEEKKQWYVLSKTLAEDAAWRFAKANEIDLIVLNPGLVIGPVLHSSLNFSVAVIAELMKGKNPLNTRHHRFVDVRDVALAHVKALETPSANGRYIIDGPVVAMNDIQNVLREFLPDLCIADRH comes from the exons ATGGACGGCGGAGTAAAGGTGGTCTGCGTCACCGGAGCTTCCGGTTACATAGCGTCTTGGATTGTCAAGGTTTTGCTACTCCGTGGCTACACCGTCAAGGCCACCGTTCGAGACCCAA ACGAcagaaagaaaacagaacacCTTGTTGCACTTGACGGCGCAAAAGAAAGACTCAAATTATTCAAAGCAGATCTTTTAGAAGAAGGTTCATTCCAGCACGCAATCGATGGATGCGATAGTGTCTTCCACACTGCTTCACCGGTTACACTCACTGTCAACTCTGATCCTCAG GTTGAGCTGATTGATCCAGCCGTCAAGGGTACTATTAACGTCCTAAGAACTTGCACTAAAGTGTCTTCTGTCAAGAGGGTCATTTTAACATCATCCATGGCTGCAGTTCTTGCTCCTGAGACCAAGTTGGGACCAAACGATGTAGTAGACGAAACCTTCTTCACTGATCCAAGTTTTGCTGAGGAGAAAAAG CAATGGTATGTACTTTCCAAGACTTTGGCCGAAGATGCAGCATGGCGATTTGCCAAGGCCAATGAGATCGACCTGATCGTTCTAAATCCAGGACTTGTGATTGGACCAGTCTTGCATTCATCTCTTAATTTCTCGGTAGCTGTGATTGCGGAACTTATGAAAGGTAAGAATCCTTTAAATACTAGGCATCATAGGTTCGTGGACGTGAGAGATGTTGCTCTAGCTCATGTCAAGGCACTCGAGACTCCTTCAGCCAATGGCAGATATATCATTGATGGTCCGGTTGTGGCCATGAACGACATTCAAAACGTTTTGCGTGAATTCTTACCTGATTTGTGCATTGCTGATAG ACATTAA
- the LOC109132195 gene encoding uncharacterized protein LOC109132195, with amino-acid sequence MTRLKQYEGMGFKDLHQFNIALLAKQVWRMIKEPQSLLTRVLQAKYFSKSQLIDASLGHRPSHAWRSIHQSIQLIKQGLSWRIGDSNTVRIWSDNWIDNPPRPARMAHQNQQGLKSPKVTDLMIPSTSQWSSERVQELVHPEDIKHIRRIRPHIIKMDHGSTIKAMLE; translated from the exons ATGACCAGGCTAAAGCAATATGAAGGAATGGGCTTTAAGGACCTTCATCAGTTCAATATTGCTTTATTGGCGAAACAGGTTTGGAGAATGATCAAAGAGCCGCAGTCTCTCCTTACACGAGTCCTCCAAGCAAAGTATTTCTCCAAATCTCAACTGATAGATGCAAGCTTAGGTCATCGTCCTAGTCACGCATGGAGAAGCATTCATCAAAGCATACAACTCATTAAGCAAGGACTAAGCTGGAGAATAGGGGACAGTAATACTGTTAGGATATGGAGTGATAATTGGATTGACAATCCTCCACGTCCAGCAAGAATGGCACACCAAAACCAACAAGGCCTTAAATCTCCGAAGGTGACAGATCTAATGATACCCTCTACATCGCAGTGGAGCTCAGAGAGAGTTCAAGAGTTAGTACACCCAGAAGACATCAAACACATACGAAGGATCAGACCTCACATCATTAAG ATGGATCATGGCTCAACAATCAAAGCAATGCTGGAATAG